One Sparus aurata chromosome 23, fSpaAur1.1, whole genome shotgun sequence genomic window, aacagcaGAATTGTTCAGAATGTTACCGACGAGCAGAAAATAGCGACACGCACCTTTTCAAAGTCTGCCAGCGACCGGTTCTTGCTGGCTTGTGCCACACATTTCAGTGAGTCTGTCTAtggaaaaagattttttttaaaaaaaggttatgGGTGCGTGACAGCAGATCAACAGCTTTCACTACAACTGACTGAAGCATCCTGCACTTTATGGAACATAATGGACagtggggtaaaaaaaacactgcattcaGGAGAGGGGTTTAGCAATTATCAGTGAAGTTTAAATCAGAACTCAAATTGTTAGCAATGAAGAGTGATACCTGTCTGCCAGCATAACGCAGAGCTAGCTTGCCACTGATGAGAGCCTGGACGTCTTCTGGCCTGTAACACACACAATGTGCATCAGACATAGCAGGACAATCTATCAACGGGGCTGCACAAACAAAATGCAACTACATGATTCGTGCAGGCCTGTGTTCATTGGTATGGTCCTGAACACTTACAAGTTGAGCATGATTTTGCAGAGCAGCATGTATTTGAGGGCTGTGATGGCTCGTGGGCTGTCGATGGAGTCGTAGCCCTCGAAAGCCTCGTAGAAGTAGGAGTACGCCGTCTTCCAGTCTTTCTCCTCTGCTGCGTGAATGATTCCTGGAAACccgacacacacagaaacgtCCGATCAACGGCAGCAGAAAGTAGCACCTTCGCTTTCCTTCACCCCCCCATTTCTGATCGATTTGCTCAACCAGTAGTCTATACATAGAGAGCTACTTGCAGCCGAGTGAGAGACGCATCACAGCAGCGATTTGTCCTGCTCTGTACCTGACTGCATGTCTAGAGCTGCTTGTAGTTTAGGAGGGCAGTAGATGGCGTTGGCTGTCGTCCTGGCAGATGTGAGGGCGGCGCGGGCCTTGGGCAGGTTACTGAGTGCATGGTATGTCTTACTCTCCAGCAGCTGAACCTCCACCAGCAGGGCCTTGTCATccatcttcttcagctcctgcAGCAACTGGGATtctgcagtgaggaggaagtTTAGAGTCAATGCATTTAACTTTAAGGATGTCCCCCATCAGAAAAAAAGATgccaatataataaaaaaaaaaatcccaactgtcacattttaaacctgAAATGACAAAGAGAACTAAATAGGAAGGTACAGGAGTCTTAAACATCCAAAGCTttatgtgtgtgatgtcacccCTAACCCGAACACCAGGAGGTTCAACACTCACCAAGCTGGAGGGCCTCCTGGTAGCACTTTGTATCAAAATACAGTGAGATGAGACGAGCCTGAGGGGAGGAAAGAACAATAACCATGTCAGGGCTACAACTTGTCTGTTTCAGGGTCCTTCCATAAATATCAACTGCACATTATGAAAATGTATCATCAACCACTGTTTGCCCAGGAAGTCAAGATAACACACAGATCCACTTTGTTTTAACCTGTTATCAGATTAACCAGGGTGACTGAGGATTCTAAAAGCTCACATAAATAGGAATGTTCATTTGTCAAGGAATTACTGGATGCATTAACAAACAATAATTGGCTATTTGTGCACATTTCcctataaaaaaacattgttgttaAACTTCTGATGTGGCCCAAAATCACCACAAAattagtaaaacaaaaaaaagtaaaacaggtGTTTGAGCTATACATGATCATGGTTATATCATAAAATCAATAAGCTGTCAAGCTGTGTGCCAATATTGTTCAAGTGGAGTTTGTCTGTGGAAACACTTGTCAACACTGACATGTATCCTATGATGGCATCACCCACAAGTTGCTCTGCTCTGAGTTTGGTTACAGTGTGCTGTCACATGTGCATGTTAGTCAGTCCTTGGTGCCGCTCGCTAAACACACATGTTGTTCAGGAATTATCAACAGTCTTGGGATGGAGCGTTACACACATTTAAGTAACTTATTTTGGTTCAATTTTTCCTTAATGACAATATGACAGTATATGGAGTGCCTTTGCTGATACATTAAGGATTCTGTACAATAAACCAATCAAATGTTTAAAGTTTCCCATATGTAAATGACAGAAATATCCTAAACTGTGCGTTCTGTTCCATTACACCTCTAGAGATTAAACATATTGGACGGAGCTTGCACTTAATAGACAATCCAGCCCATTTCTTTCTGGTATCTGCATGATCGTGCTGCATGTCCACTGTATCTAGTCTAGATCCTGAAGACACGTTCTTGTGTGGAACAGTATCCTGTAGAGTTCCCTACCCTGGGATTCTCTGGACATTTCACTTTGATTAAATTAATAACTGAAGGCTTTTCTTTTGATCTTGTTGGAAAGTACTTGGTAGGATCAGCACTGTTCTCCTCTAACAGTTTTGCATCAGCATGAACCACTGACACAGCTAGCTAAGACAAGCCGCTAATCAAGGTGGCCCATCTGCTCGGggtgctggaaaaaaaaaagagcatcaACTACATCATATTCTATCTGCTGCCACTAGACTAGGACCAGCCTGTTCTTACTCATCCAAACACACCTGAAAGGAAAAGCTCCAGAAGCAAAACAAAGTGAACAAGTACTGCAGCAACACCAAGTCTCACCTCTAGTGCCTGTCTGAGGAAAGTCCTCTTCTCAGCCTTGGCCCACTCTATGCACTCCAGACAGAGCTCTACCTCCTGACCCGTGGCTGCTTCCATGTCCAGAAACAGGTCCAGCAGCGAGCGCACCAGCCGCGCTGCCTTGGCCTTGGAGATGGAGTTGAGGAAGGGGCGTACATATTTCAGCAGACCCCCAAGCTCTGAGAAGAGAATAAACAAGTTGTATAAATAGAGCAATATAAAACGGCTCAAACTAAAACCCCGCTACAATGTCAAGTGAATGCAAAATATGCATTAGTCATGATAATTACAATGCAAGACAAAGGTCATAGTTTCTTCTGTTCTGCTGTTTTGAtgaatcacagcaggtccaCTGGCCCAAAGGTAAGGCCGGGACAAACTTTTCATCTAAAGGATACTCAAGCTCCTATCTGTCACTACATCCCTCTGCACAGTGTGGCTGTTTGGTTTTCTTCATAAGAACATCCTTGGATATTTTATAGCTGAAAGGGATTATATCTAGACCAAAGAACAAATTCATTACAGATGTCAATTGAAAATACATTCTAGGTGAAGTACTACGGTGAGTCCTCGTCTATCATATGCTTTTCAGGGATTTGTTACGAATACAGAAATCCACACACTTTCTGTAGTGCCTATCGCTTTAAATTGGACATGTTAAAGTTTTTATAAAAATTGCCAAGATTTAGGAAGAATTCCAATGTTGTCAACACACATTGGGTCAATGGGTCCCCACGGGCGATGACATCACAGCTACCTAATGATGTTTAGCCAGGAGGGACATCATTTCCCTCTTCATAACGGCAGCTAACACATTCACTAAGGAGGGTGGATGAGGCGAACATTTATAATTTAGATTTgacaaatgttttgttaaagttcCTGGCTGCTCTAAATTCACAATTGGATAGTCTCATTACATCAGGTCACAGCAGAGAGATGAGTCTTTCTCAAACTGAATGAGGTGCTCCCAAATAAAGAACACCACTTTTGagagtcgtgtgtgtgtgtgtgtgtgtgtgtgtgtgtggtagctACAAGTATGAACATCATGTCCTGTTACCTGCAGCTTGTCCTGTCTTGGCCAGCAGCCCGCCCAGCTCCAGGATGCTCTGCTCTTTAACACGCACCGCCTCCTCATCACTCTCCTGGATGTCCCGCTTCACTACAGCGCACAAATGTAATGATGTAATTAGATCAGAGTGGCATACATCACCGCTATGTAAAGAATACAAGTGACACACTGATCGTACACTCTTTCCTGCTGTCTCTGGGGACAAGCGTGCGGCACAGTTGGATCGTGAATAGGTTAGGTTAAATGGCAAACAGCCAAGTGGCCAACGAAATATCGAACTTGGCTAATTAAACAATAAACGATAATGACAGCGACATGGCTACGCTTTAATAATCAGGATACAGCAACATATGGTGCGTGCGCATAAATTAGAGGCTGTGACAAAGTAGTTGAGGTGAAGAGAGTCAGCTCAGATTCACATTTATTTCCTTGTCGGCCTGACATATGACAAGACGAGCCATGGCTGCTAACAACGCTGGCTGCATGCTAACGTTAACTAGCCAGCTGTCACCCAAATGCCTGTCAAATGAATGAGCCGGGGTAGCTAACGCTAGCATGTCTGATAAGCTAGCCGGTTTGCCGCTAGCCGGCTAGCCCACTGCTGCTGACTCACTGTGCAAGCTAGGAGAAAAAAGAGACGGCAGGCACTGGGCTAGCTAACTTAGCTTAGCTGCTAAACGGCTAACAGCAAAGATGGCTAACTCAACTGCTACACAGTAGATAGAGGGGTGTATAGCTCCAGTGTCTGAGCGTAAAAATGATTTCCTTTCCAGTGCCATACTCTGTTGATCATATTTACCTATTGAATGTAAGATATCGATAGAGGCATTCCGGTCTGTTCCAAGAAGAGACTGTGCTCTCTGAAACTCAGCCACTGCCGCGGCTGCCATCTTTCCTCTGCCTGCCTGCGCTCCGCTCTGCCCGGTTGTTTTCCGGTCAGGTCATTCACATGGTCGGAGCAACGCTGCCCCCTAGTGGCGATGCACAGTTCTGCAGATACCtcagaaatcaaactgtgcGCCACGCTCTCAAATATCAGTATAATATGCATTGCCCTCTGCATGCtgacatgtgtatgtgtgtggttaAAGCGTATGATAATTGAGAGCGATTTATGTTTAATTGGACGCTCATTTATTTAATTCGTCTGAAATGTGCAGGTTTCTAGATAAATCCCGCCACAGGTTACCTCTTTTCCTGTTGATGCATTTTGAGTATTGCATTTCTGTAATCAATAATACGCTTTATAATTAGTTTTTGTGTATCAAATTAAGCCAAACACTATAACACTATTTTAATTCATCTGAAAAGTTGATTTAGCAGGTTAAGAAACATTGACTTCCTGTTATATGTGCAAAATTCACTCTGTCAAGCCAGAGCATCGTAGGTCATTGGGACCACACTTAGATTTGTGAAATAAAAGGGAAATGCTGCACCAGAACAGcaaaataattcacatttaaataatctgtctgtctatgagtGGGCACTGCAATATCCCTTTGTGTTTGGTTGCTGGGCGATTGCATGACAGTTACAAATAGTTGGTAACTGTGACGAGGGGATGATTTGAAGAGGTGGTTCAATCTTTAGGGCCATACACATTAACTTGAAATCACAGAATTACTCACAGTAATTACAATGAGTAAGATAAAGTTCCATCTACCTGTGTAACTGAATAATATTCATCAGGTTTCACTTACttcatatattatattttaagtGTCTTAATAGTTTCAGTGAAAATGATATTAAAATCAAGCACACATACATTTATCAGAGCTTCAACAAGACCACGCGTGTGACATGTTGGAGAGGCACATCATACAGATAAAAATAGCCTTTATTTCAAAACATACACAGAGTACAAAAAACTCCAAATCAAATCTCACGAGTTCAGTCACTCATGATGGGCACGTCTGCTTTCAAAGCACGATGGACAGGTAGTCACACACCtgaaagcagagaaaacaacGTTAAACTAAGTTGTGACAAAGAACATGTCGTCCAGTGATCTATAACCAAGTATCGAGCATTTTGTGTTTCACGCAGCAGGAACAGACGTGTCCTGGTATGAAACGTTCTGAAACTTTGTTGAATAATGGCCTGACCATTCTATACCTGGCAGCTTATCATGAGGTTGGGAGAGCTGTCTGCGTTGGGAGCTACGGAGAAAACGGGATTGTGGAGACAGTCCTCCATGTGCTCCGACACCCTGGCCTCCAGGAGACGCTGCAGGACGTCAGGGCTGATGTTCTGTTTCTGGAGACAAGGTGTTGCAGCTTTTTTTAGCAAAAGTCACAACTGACTTATCTGAACCCCGATgtgcttttcttgtttttccttcatgAACAAGTTTTTAAACAGTCAAGAAAACGTTTCTTTTTAATACAAATTTGAAATGGTTTTTTCTAGTCgacacattttcaaacacaggTCAAATATCTGTATATGAAAGGATCGAAGAGAGAGTCTGTGTTCCAGACATATCATGTGGATGGGACTTACTATTGgcttatttctgtttttaacaaagacctaaaaaaaaaaaggtgcaatttgCAAATATTGGCTACCTGGCAAGttaattttcaaaacaaattagGAGCAGCACATCAACAGAGTAACTGCTacctgccgttagctagttagctcatttGGCCATGCAGTTAGAGGCCCAGGCTAGGGAACTTTGGGCCCTGgagtgtatttgttttttacattacaaCCACAGGAGCTTTAGACCAGAgaatggttagcatgctaattttcTCCGCAAAACAATGAACTGGTGGCATAACATCATGTTATATTTCTACATATCCTGTTGATGATTTCAGTCAAAAACAAATTCACGAAAAAAATTGTTATTCGtgatttttctcttcctctgttgtttatttgaATGTGGGGCGTGTCCTGTACGTTTGTAACGTTATTTATACACAGGATGGATATGTGTTGTGTAGGATTTTCTCTCAAAAGTCTCCTGTGATTTTAAACCAAGTGCTCTAATGTGTCCCTCATTTCAAACAAAGATGGAGTTGACCAAACGAACCTTGGTGTTAATGTACAGCCCGCACGTGCACGAGAGAAAATGGCTGTTGATGCTCAAGTTGTTCCTGCGAAAACACAAGAAGCGCGATGATTATACACAACGTTGAATCCTTAAAATGCGCTCGACAAACAGAACTCGTGACATAAGCCCGTAGTCGTAGATCTCCATACGTCTGCAACTTTGGCGAAACTTTGGCAGCATCATGTGTTATGGCAGCCATTTCTTGGACTCACATGTGACATATGGGGCAAATGATGTGCATTTCGTCCATCCCCTCGACAACAGACGAGATGTACTGCTGTTCAAACTGCAGGTTCCTCTCAAACTCTTCAATGATAGACATTTCTGGggtggcaaaaagaaaagatggaacAACTTAAGAACTCCTTGTTTGCAGAAATATCTCAGTTGCGATCATATCACTGTAGGCGTTCACACGTCTTTGATCGGAAACTGGTTTTGATATCTACACTCAGGTGCTGGGATGGGAAAAGAAGGGCATTACCATGCGACATGAGCTCCTGTTGGATTTCTTCAAGCACTGCCAGTTCATCGTACTCCTTCATGACACTAAACATCTgttcagaggaagaagaagaaaagaaaaacatgcctCCATTTattatgaaaagaaaaggttttATTGAAAAGGTGACGTGCAATCTGAAGGTACTTCAACTTGGTGTCTTCGGGAAAACACAGCAACAGTAACACAGACTTGGAAGTGGGTAGAGAAACCCGGGTATAGAGAAGGACAccgacagagagggagagaccgACCTCTGCCATGCCGTGCGGCCCCCACAGCGAGGGCAGCCTGCGGTCCTCTGACTGCAGGGCGGtccactcctcctccatcacctcctggaCGATAGCAGAGGCCCCGGTGCCGCCGGGCTGCTGGCTCTCTCCCGCCTGACGATACCTCTCCAGCAGCCTCGACCGGCTGTTTTTCAGTCTGTCTACGCACCGCtgcaaaacacagagacacacagagcaggGCACTTTTACACTCAGACAACAGCTGACGTTATCTAAAGTTCACTGGGTCCCGACATTTTAGCTAGCTAACCGACACGCTCACTTCTGATTTCTCACCTTGCGGTAAGTTTCTTTCCATGGCGGAGTCGTTCCTTTATAAAGTGAACGGTGTCTGTGCAAAGCGTCCATCTGTAGCGCTGCCAGCGAGTGTCAGGCTCAACACCCGAAATGATTTGTGCGAACAAGCTGGCTAAAGCTGAagacttcaaaaacaaaacagttcagCTTTTAACCCCGTGTCCCGGAAGTTGATATGCGCTGCCGTGGAATGCATGACGGGAGATGTAGTTCAGTGCTTCTGTATAAAGATGTCTATGGTTTTGTataaccatatatatatatgtgtgtgtgtgtgtgtatatatatatatatatatatatatatatatatatatgtatatatatgtatatatatgtatatatatacatacatacatatatatatatatatatatatacatacatacatatatatatatatatatatatatatatatatatatatatatatatataagagagagagagagagagagagagagatatggtttaataatgataattattattattatataatatatatttacatgtcaggatgtagTTTTTATAGacacatattcaatatttaactgtcatttatCACCACAGCTAACGGGGGAGGAGCGCTACCTgcaagagacagacacacagacaaagagagagagaaatgcacGCCAGCCCCACGTTAACACGTAACAGTAACCAAGGGTGTAGGTCTGATTTAAGCATTGGTTGGGACATGGAATATTTCCTCAGGTGACTTACGctttgtttggtgaaatagcTTCTAATGTTCTTCCCACTTTATTTGCCCGACATCCTCAGACATGTGGTTGGAGGAAGAACAGTGGCGGACCTCCTCTCGTCAACACCTGGCAAAGCCCTGCAAGTGCAAAC contains:
- the LOC115575944 gene encoding 26S proteasome non-ATPase regulatory subunit 11A — translated: MAAAAVAEFQRAQSLLGTDRNASIDILHSIVKRDIQESDEEAVRVKEQSILELGGLLAKTGQAAELGGLLKYVRPFLNSISKAKAARLVRSLLDLFLDMEAATGQEVELCLECIEWAKAEKRTFLRQALEARLISLYFDTKCYQEALQLESQLLQELKKMDDKALLVEVQLLESKTYHALSNLPKARAALTSARTTANAIYCPPKLQAALDMQSGIIHAAEEKDWKTAYSYFYEAFEGYDSIDSPRAITALKYMLLCKIMLNLPEDVQALISGKLALRYAGRQTDSLKCVAQASKNRSLADFEKALTEYKAELRDDPIISTHLTKLYDNLLEQNLIRVIEPFSRVQMAHISSLIKLSKGDVERKLSQMILDEKFHGILDQGEGVLIVFDEPVVDKTYEAALETIQNMSKVVDSLYNKAKKLT
- the rpain gene encoding RPA-interacting protein; translated protein: MDALHRHRSLYKGTTPPWKETYRKRCVDRLKNSRSRLLERYRQAGESQQPGGTGASAIVQEVMEEEWTALQSEDRRLPSLWGPHGMAEMFSVMKEYDELAVLEEIQQELMSHEMSIIEEFERNLQFEQQYISSVVEGMDEMHIICPICHMNNLSINSHFLSCTCGLYINTKKQNISPDVLQRLLEARVSEHMEDCLHNPVFSVAPNADSSPNLMISCQVCDYLSIVL